The following are encoded in a window of Kitasatospora fiedleri genomic DNA:
- the coaD gene encoding pantetheine-phosphate adenylyltransferase has translation MRRAVCPGSFDPITNGHLDIIERASKLYDVVHVAVLINRNKQGMFTIDERIALIAETTAHLGNIEVESHSGLLVDFCRERGIPAIIKGLRAAGDFDYELQMAQMNHGLTGVETLFVPTSPTYSFLSSSLVKEVASLGGDVSHLLPATVHRRLVERIAERRD, from the coding sequence ATGCGCCGCGCCGTCTGTCCGGGGTCCTTCGACCCCATCACCAACGGACACCTCGACATCATCGAGCGGGCCTCGAAGCTGTACGACGTGGTGCACGTGGCGGTGCTGATCAACCGCAACAAGCAGGGCATGTTCACCATCGACGAGCGGATCGCCCTGATCGCGGAGACCACCGCCCACCTGGGCAACATCGAGGTGGAGTCGCACAGCGGCCTGCTGGTGGACTTCTGCCGCGAGCGCGGCATCCCGGCGATCATCAAGGGCCTGCGGGCGGCCGGCGACTTCGACTACGAGCTGCAGATGGCCCAGATGAACCACGGGCTGACCGGCGTCGAGACGCTGTTCGTGCCGACCTCGCCGACGTACAGCTTCCTCTCCTCCAGCCTGGTCAAGGAAGTCGCCTCGCTGGGCGGCGACGTCTCGCACCTGCTGCCCGCGACGGTGCACCGGCGGCTGGTCGAGCGGATCGCCGAACGCCGGGACTGA
- a CDS encoding YceD family protein, protein MNRLDHRDPLVFDTHELGRRPGSLRKVSRTLEAPAELGVADVIGVPEKSEIKLELRLESVVEGVLVTGTAEAHVTGECSRCLEPLEDDLEVDFQELYYYPESEERHRAIAGDDFDEESEDETYRLEGDLFDLQPVLRDAVVLALPLQPVCQDDCLGLCSECGARLSDDPSHHHDAADPRWAALQGLSAAPGDEGDEE, encoded by the coding sequence TTGAACCGCCTCGACCACCGCGACCCCCTCGTGTTCGACACGCACGAGCTCGGCCGTCGCCCGGGATCGCTGCGCAAGGTCTCCCGCACCCTGGAGGCCCCGGCGGAGCTCGGCGTCGCGGACGTGATCGGCGTTCCCGAGAAGAGCGAGATCAAGCTGGAGCTCCGCCTGGAGTCGGTGGTCGAGGGCGTGCTGGTCACCGGCACCGCCGAGGCCCACGTCACCGGCGAGTGCTCCCGCTGCCTGGAGCCGCTGGAGGACGACCTGGAGGTCGACTTCCAGGAGCTGTACTACTACCCGGAGTCCGAGGAGCGTCACCGCGCGATCGCGGGGGACGACTTCGACGAGGAGTCCGAGGACGAGACTTACCGCCTGGAGGGCGACCTGTTCGACCTCCAGCCGGTGCTGCGTGACGCGGTGGTGCTCGCACTGCCGCTGCAGCCGGTGTGCCAGGACGACTGCCTGGGTCTGTGCTCCGAGTGCGGGGCCCGCCTGAGCGACGACCCGTCGCACCACCACGACGCCGCCGACCCCAGGTGGGCGGCCCTGCAGGGACTCTCCGCCGCCCCCGGCGACGAGGGTGACGAGGAATAA
- a CDS encoding ATP synthase F0 subunit B, which produces MDVQQKLDEIIAVVEKAKAMPMSSSCVVNRAELTGLLRDLREAMPAELAQAQSVVADHQQMVADAHAQADQIIRGAHDERGSLISDTEVVRQAQAEADRVLAEARAEVQAKLAEADDYVDSKLANFEVVLTKTLGAVGRGRHKLRGESGVYEPEAEGAEDGEEFRPRISPSPEADEYVDVKLATLEAVLSATLEAVGKGRDKLLGKAPIDELGAYLAAADEAQQLKDRAEAVAAGFSDEGEQQSWYADVPQQQSWPEQTPAAAGWQQPGEDPYAQPQAPQYAEVYGGYDPAAAPQTDPYGQPYGQQPVDPYYQQQPQYQQPQGFDQWGNPLPADPYGYQQHPQQPAQPPQQQGGLDETSFFDTSMIDMTRLRELGGR; this is translated from the coding sequence GTGGACGTGCAGCAGAAACTCGACGAGATCATCGCCGTGGTCGAGAAGGCGAAGGCGATGCCGATGTCGTCGTCCTGCGTGGTCAACCGTGCCGAGCTGACCGGACTGCTCCGCGACCTGCGCGAGGCGATGCCCGCGGAACTCGCCCAGGCGCAGTCGGTGGTGGCGGACCATCAGCAGATGGTGGCCGACGCCCACGCCCAGGCCGACCAGATCATCCGGGGCGCGCACGACGAGCGCGGCTCGCTGATCTCCGACACCGAGGTGGTCCGGCAGGCGCAGGCCGAGGCGGACCGGGTGCTGGCCGAGGCGCGCGCCGAGGTGCAGGCCAAGCTCGCCGAGGCCGACGACTACGTCGACTCCAAGCTGGCCAACTTCGAGGTGGTGCTCACCAAGACGCTCGGCGCGGTCGGCCGCGGCCGGCACAAGCTGCGCGGCGAGTCCGGCGTGTACGAGCCGGAGGCGGAGGGCGCCGAGGACGGCGAGGAGTTCCGGCCGCGGATCAGCCCCAGCCCGGAGGCCGACGAGTACGTCGACGTGAAGCTGGCCACCCTGGAGGCGGTGCTCTCCGCCACCCTGGAGGCGGTCGGCAAGGGCCGCGACAAGCTGCTCGGCAAGGCCCCGATCGACGAGCTGGGCGCCTACCTGGCCGCCGCCGACGAGGCCCAGCAGCTCAAGGACCGCGCCGAGGCGGTGGCGGCCGGCTTCTCCGACGAGGGCGAGCAGCAGAGCTGGTACGCGGACGTCCCGCAGCAGCAGTCCTGGCCCGAGCAGACCCCGGCCGCGGCCGGCTGGCAGCAGCCCGGCGAGGACCCGTACGCCCAGCCGCAGGCCCCGCAGTACGCCGAGGTCTACGGCGGCTACGACCCGGCGGCGGCCCCGCAGACCGACCCGTACGGCCAGCCCTACGGGCAGCAGCCGGTGGACCCGTACTACCAGCAGCAGCCGCAGTACCAGCAGCCGCAGGGGTTCGACCAGTGGGGCAACCCGCTGCCCGCCGACCCGTACGGCTACCAGCAGCACCCCCAGCAGCCCGCGCAGCCGCCGCAGCAGCAGGGCGGGCTGGACGAGACCAGCTTCTTCGACACCAGCATGATCGACATGACCAGGCTGCGGGAGCTCGGCGGCCGATGA
- a CDS encoding DMT family protein has translation MILGLVTAVAASACYGTGSVLQALGARRSARQEAAAAGAVTGHGGPSLSSTAKAAVTWEFILGTVLDFVGFGLGALAARLLPLFLSQTIISANLVITAVLSVRLLGLRLRQAEWLSIGVLCGALVLLAVAAGPEGGHEAARAFHWALLIGSAVLVAGGSLVVRRLGSGGAVVAGLLSGLGFGALGIGVRVLDGVQPFALGALLADPALYAVLVGGLGGMYLHTVALQVGSVNGATAALVVGETVVPGAVGVLWLGDSSRAGLGWLAVLGFLLAVVSAVGVAYFGEEGGALQAAAEEERAPAGRAD, from the coding sequence GTGATCCTCGGCCTCGTCACCGCCGTCGCGGCGTCCGCCTGCTACGGCACCGGGTCGGTGCTGCAGGCCCTCGGCGCCCGCCGCTCGGCCCGGCAGGAGGCGGCGGCGGCCGGTGCCGTCACCGGGCACGGCGGGCCGAGCCTGTCCTCGACCGCGAAGGCCGCCGTCACCTGGGAGTTCATCCTCGGCACGGTGCTGGACTTCGTCGGCTTCGGCCTCGGCGCGCTGGCCGCCCGGCTGCTGCCGCTGTTCCTGTCGCAGACCATCATCAGCGCCAACCTGGTGATCACCGCGGTGCTCTCGGTCCGGCTGCTGGGCCTGCGGCTGCGCCAGGCGGAGTGGCTGTCGATCGGCGTCCTGTGCGGCGCGCTGGTGCTGCTCGCGGTGGCCGCCGGGCCGGAGGGCGGGCACGAGGCGGCCCGGGCCTTCCACTGGGCGCTGCTGATCGGCTCCGCGGTGCTGGTCGCGGGCGGCTCGCTGGTCGTGCGCCGGCTCGGGTCCGGCGGGGCGGTCGTCGCGGGCCTGCTCTCCGGCCTGGGCTTCGGCGCGCTGGGCATCGGCGTGCGCGTCCTGGACGGCGTGCAGCCCTTCGCGCTCGGCGCGCTGCTCGCCGACCCGGCCCTGTACGCCGTCCTGGTGGGCGGCCTGGGCGGGATGTACCTGCACACCGTCGCCCTGCAGGTCGGCTCGGTGAACGGCGCGACCGCCGCCCTGGTGGTCGGCGAGACGGTCGTCCCCGGCGCGGTGGGCGTCCTCTGGCTCGGCGACTCCTCCCGCGCCGGGCTGGGCTGGCTGGCCGTCCTCGGCTTCCTCCTCGCCGTGGTCAGTGCCGTCGGCGTGGCCTACTTCGGCGAGGAGGGCGGCGCCCTACAGGCGGCCGCGGAGGAGGAGAGGGCCCCCGCCGGGAGGGCGGACTGA
- the rnc gene encoding ribonuclease III: MSDTGSSSRKPNPGTNGGKGGGPASTEYDVLEGRLGYTLERALLVRALTHRSYAYENGGLPTNERLEFLGDSVLGLVVTDTLYRLHPEVAEGTLAKLRAAVVNSRALAEVGRGLDLGAFIRLGKGEEGTGGRDKSSILADTVEAVIGATYLDQGLEAATEFVHRLFDPLIAESAQLGAGLDWKTSLQELTAAVGIGVPEYVVTESGPDHEKTFTAAARVAGQDYGSGSGRSKKEAEQKAAESAWRAIKAEREADRPDGAAAATV; the protein is encoded by the coding sequence ATGTCGGACACTGGCAGTTCCTCCCGCAAGCCGAACCCCGGGACCAACGGGGGCAAGGGCGGTGGGCCGGCCTCGACCGAATACGACGTCCTGGAAGGGCGCCTCGGGTACACGCTCGAGCGCGCCCTTCTGGTGCGCGCCCTGACCCACCGCTCGTACGCGTACGAGAACGGCGGGCTGCCCACCAACGAGCGCCTGGAGTTCCTCGGCGACTCGGTGCTGGGCCTGGTGGTGACCGACACCCTCTACCGCCTCCACCCGGAGGTCGCCGAGGGGACGCTCGCCAAACTCCGTGCCGCGGTGGTCAACTCCCGCGCGCTCGCCGAGGTCGGCCGCGGCCTGGACCTCGGGGCCTTCATCCGGCTCGGCAAGGGCGAGGAGGGCACCGGCGGCCGCGACAAGTCGTCGATCCTCGCGGACACCGTCGAGGCCGTGATCGGCGCCACCTACCTGGACCAGGGCCTGGAGGCGGCGACCGAGTTCGTCCACCGCCTGTTCGACCCGCTGATCGCGGAGTCCGCGCAGCTCGGCGCCGGGCTCGACTGGAAGACCAGCCTCCAGGAGCTCACCGCCGCCGTCGGCATCGGCGTCCCCGAGTACGTGGTCACCGAGTCCGGCCCGGACCACGAGAAGACCTTCACCGCCGCCGCCCGGGTGGCCGGCCAGGACTACGGCTCCGGCAGCGGCCGCTCGAAGAAGGAAGCCGAGCAGAAGGCCGCCGAGTCCGCCTGGCGCGCGATCAAGGCCGAGCGCGAAGCCGACCGGCCCGACGGCGCCGCCGCCGCGACGGTCTGA
- the mutM gene encoding bifunctional DNA-formamidopyrimidine glycosylase/DNA-(apurinic or apyrimidinic site) lyase yields MPELPEVEVVRRGLARWAAGRTVADVQVLHPRAVRRQAGGADEFTALLRGRTLGEPQRRGKYLWVPLGDGLSMVGHLGMSGQLLIQEPEMAESVHLRARLRFADGGTELRFVDQRTFGGLAIEEAEADDPEATPVSLAHIARDPLDPRFDDAAFAAALRAKRTTVKRALLDQTLISGVGNIYADEALWRSRLHYDRPTGTLTRPAALELLGHARDVMTAALAVGGTSFDSMYVNVNGESGYFSRDLDAYGREGRPCRRCGTAMRRDAWMNRSSYSCPTCQRPPRR; encoded by the coding sequence GTGCCCGAGCTGCCCGAGGTCGAGGTGGTCCGCCGCGGACTGGCCCGCTGGGCCGCCGGGCGCACCGTCGCCGACGTCCAGGTGCTGCACCCGCGCGCCGTGCGCCGGCAGGCGGGCGGCGCCGACGAGTTCACCGCCCTGCTGCGCGGCCGCACCCTCGGTGAGCCGCAGCGCCGCGGCAAGTACCTGTGGGTGCCGCTCGGCGACGGCCTCTCGATGGTCGGGCACCTCGGCATGAGCGGCCAACTCCTGATCCAGGAACCGGAGATGGCCGAATCCGTGCACCTGCGGGCCCGGCTCAGGTTCGCCGACGGCGGCACCGAGCTGCGCTTCGTCGACCAGCGCACCTTCGGCGGCCTGGCCATCGAGGAGGCCGAGGCCGACGACCCCGAGGCCACCCCCGTCTCGCTCGCCCACATCGCCCGCGACCCGCTCGACCCGCGCTTCGACGACGCCGCCTTCGCCGCCGCCCTGCGGGCCAAGCGCACCACCGTCAAGCGCGCCCTGCTCGACCAGACCCTGATCAGCGGCGTCGGCAACATCTACGCCGACGAGGCGCTGTGGCGCAGCCGCCTGCACTACGACCGCCCCACCGGCACGCTGACCCGCCCCGCCGCCCTGGAGCTGCTCGGCCACGCCCGGGACGTGATGACGGCCGCGCTGGCCGTCGGCGGGACGAGCTTCGACTCGATGTACGTCAACGTCAACGGCGAGAGCGGCTACTTCTCCCGCGACCTGGACGCCTACGGCCGCGAGGGCCGGCCCTGCCGCCGCTGCGGCACGGCGATGCGCCGGGACGCCTGGATGAACCGCTCCAGCTACTCCTGCCCCACCTGCCAGCGCCCGCCCCGCCGCTGA
- a CDS encoding acylphosphatase — protein MQGHDSRRSVRATIWVRGRVQQVGFRWWTRARALEIGLTGYTSNLGDGRVQVVAEGSRADCERLLAALRGPGTPGQVSGVTEIWTAVGDGYQGFAIR, from the coding sequence ATGCAAGGTCACGACAGCCGCCGATCCGTCCGGGCCACCATCTGGGTGCGCGGGCGCGTCCAGCAGGTGGGGTTCCGCTGGTGGACCAGGGCCAGGGCCCTGGAGATCGGGCTGACGGGTTACACGAGCAACCTCGGGGACGGCCGCGTCCAGGTGGTCGCCGAGGGGTCGCGCGCCGACTGCGAGCGGCTGCTCGCCGCGCTGCGCGGGCCCGGAACGCCTGGTCAGGTCAGTGGGGTCACCGAGATCTGGACCGCCGTGGGCGACGGGTACCAGGGCTTCGCGATCCGATGA
- the rpmF gene encoding 50S ribosomal protein L32 has product MAVPKRKMSRSNTRHRRSNWKAVVPALVACDRCHEPKLAHIACPSCGTYNRRQVLSV; this is encoded by the coding sequence GTGGCTGTTCCGAAGCGGAAGATGTCGCGCAGCAACACGCGTCACCGCCGTTCCAACTGGAAGGCCGTCGTGCCCGCGCTCGTCGCGTGCGACCGCTGCCACGAGCCGAAGCTCGCGCACATCGCGTGCCCGAGCTGCGGCACGTACAACCGTCGCCAGGTCCTCTCGGTCTGA
- a CDS encoding bifunctional DNA primase/polymerase: protein MDKLFGTLRLTPLGARRRTRPAALQAAAEYSGRWGWTLAAGSPAPHPATAPTACGCGVPRCAAPHLHHLVGPAIAPGATAAELAVRCPADAPLLLPTGHQFDVLDVPAQPGLQALVRLERMGTQVGPVLASPAGRLLFFVAPGTAERLPELLYRMGWDDASLDLACHGLGSYLAAPPTPLGPLGPMRWLRRPAADGAPPEARLLLGTLAYACHRTRARTAEFAG from the coding sequence ATGGACAAGCTCTTCGGCACCCTGCGGCTCACCCCCCTCGGCGCCCGTCGCCGCACCCGGCCCGCCGCGCTGCAGGCCGCCGCCGAGTACTCCGGGCGCTGGGGCTGGACGCTGGCGGCCGGCAGCCCGGCCCCGCACCCCGCGACCGCCCCGACGGCCTGCGGCTGCGGCGTCCCGCGCTGCGCCGCGCCCCACCTGCACCACCTGGTCGGGCCCGCGATCGCCCCCGGCGCGACGGCCGCCGAGCTGGCCGTCCGATGTCCGGCCGACGCCCCGCTGCTGCTCCCGACCGGCCACCAGTTCGACGTGCTGGACGTCCCGGCCCAGCCCGGCCTCCAGGCCCTGGTCCGGCTCGAACGGATGGGCACCCAGGTCGGCCCGGTGCTGGCCTCCCCGGCCGGCCGGCTGCTGTTCTTCGTCGCCCCCGGCACCGCCGAGCGCCTGCCCGAGCTGCTCTACCGGATGGGCTGGGACGACGCCTCGCTCGACCTCGCCTGCCACGGCCTCGGCTCCTACCTGGCCGCCCCGCCCACCCCGCTCGGCCCGCTCGGCCCGATGCGCTGGCTGCGCCGCCCCGCCGCCGACGGCGCCCCGCCCGAGGCCCGCCTGCTGCTCGGCACCCTGGCCTACGCCTGCCACCGCACCCGCGCCCGCACGGCGGAGTTCGCCGGCTGA
- the ftsY gene encoding signal recognition particle-docking protein FtsY, which produces MEYVILAVVIAVVAIGAITGLVVSGKRRRELDRPSQPPTITAPAKTDPATTATAPAKPAEGAAEPTAPPTASGATRAPEAPGAPAGEPATGEPAVEAPTAGEPTAEEAEAAPAIEVPEPTAGRLVRLRSRLSRSQSTLGKGLLTLLSRDRLDEDTWEEIEDTLLTADVGVAATQELVDNLRTRVKVLGTRTPDELRTLLREELVQLIGTEADRTVRSVKHEEGPAVVLVVGVNGVGKTTTTGKLARVLVADGRKVVLGAADTFRAAAADQLQTWGERVGAHTVRGPEGGDPASVAFDAVKQGIADGVDTVLIDTAGRLHTKTGLMDELGKVKRVVEKHGPVDEVLLVLDATTGQNGLVQARVFAEVVDITGIVLTKLDGTAKGGIVISVQRELGVPVKLIGLGEGADDLAPFEPGAFVDALLG; this is translated from the coding sequence ATGGAATACGTGATCCTTGCCGTTGTCATTGCGGTGGTCGCCATCGGCGCGATCACCGGACTCGTCGTCTCCGGCAAACGACGCAGAGAACTGGACCGGCCGAGCCAGCCGCCGACCATCACCGCGCCCGCGAAGACGGACCCGGCGACGACCGCGACCGCTCCGGCCAAGCCCGCGGAAGGGGCCGCCGAGCCCACCGCGCCGCCCACCGCCTCCGGCGCCACCCGGGCCCCGGAGGCCCCGGGAGCCCCGGCCGGGGAACCGGCCACCGGAGAGCCCGCCGTCGAGGCGCCGACCGCGGGGGAGCCGACCGCCGAGGAGGCCGAGGCCGCACCCGCGATCGAGGTGCCCGAGCCCACCGCCGGGCGCCTGGTCCGGCTGCGCTCCCGGCTCTCCCGCTCGCAGTCCACCCTCGGCAAGGGCCTGCTCACCCTGCTCTCCCGGGACCGCCTGGACGAGGACACCTGGGAGGAGATCGAGGACACCCTCCTCACCGCCGACGTCGGCGTCGCCGCCACCCAGGAACTGGTCGACAACCTGCGGACCCGGGTCAAGGTGCTCGGCACCCGCACCCCTGACGAACTGCGCACCCTGCTCCGCGAGGAGCTCGTCCAGCTGATCGGCACCGAAGCCGACCGCACCGTCCGCTCGGTCAAGCACGAGGAGGGCCCGGCCGTCGTCCTGGTGGTCGGCGTCAACGGCGTCGGCAAGACCACCACCACCGGCAAGCTCGCCCGGGTCCTGGTCGCCGACGGCCGCAAGGTCGTGCTCGGCGCCGCCGACACCTTCCGCGCCGCCGCCGCCGACCAGCTCCAGACCTGGGGCGAGCGGGTCGGCGCGCACACCGTGCGCGGTCCCGAGGGCGGCGACCCGGCGTCGGTCGCCTTCGACGCGGTCAAGCAGGGCATCGCCGACGGCGTCGACACCGTCCTGATCGACACCGCGGGCCGGCTGCACACCAAGACCGGCCTGATGGACGAGCTCGGCAAGGTCAAGCGGGTCGTCGAGAAGCACGGCCCGGTGGACGAGGTGCTGCTGGTGCTGGACGCCACCACCGGGCAGAACGGCCTGGTCCAGGCCCGGGTGTTCGCGGAGGTGGTCGACATCACCGGCATCGTGCTCACCAAGCTGGACGGCACCGCGAAGGGCGGCATCGTCATCTCGGTCCAGCGCGAGCTGGGCGTGCCGGTCAAGCTCATCGGCCTCGGCGAGGGCGCGGACGACCTCGCGCCGTTCGAGCCGGGGGCGTTCGTGGACGCGCTGCTCGGCTAG